The DNA region GCCAGTCTGCTATGTCAGTTCCAAAGACATTTCAGATATTAAAGAAGACTTGTTAGGCCTATTATGTTCTTGGATGGATCCTACTGGCCTTTTATTAGCAACACTCTAAGCTAATGTAGTAAAAGGATTAACAGGTCTCAACAGAGAGGGCAACATGCCTAGCACttgattttcaacaaaaggaTGCTAAAGTTCTTCCTTCCCTTACATACGTCTTGTTGTGGATGTCAATGGCACAGAGGCAGCGAATCACCGATGACAACAGGGTCCAGATCCCAAAGGTCCGAGCTTGGAGGCCATTTACTGTGTAGTAGAAAAAAACAAGAGTGTTGAGAAGGGGGGTGCCTTCCACACTCCGGATATTCATAGGAGATAGCTGAGCCTCACCTTCCTGTGGCTGGGCAGAGTGGAGGCTCTGGTGTCATACTGGGGACTAGAAGTAAGGGAAGGAAGGAATTCCAGAATGAGGACTGTTGAGATCCTCTTCAGATGTCTACAGTTAGGAGGGGAAATGCCAAGAGTGGATAcccaacaaaaaaacccacttaGGCAAATAACTCTTAGATACAGCTCTTTTTGTCTTCTCTGCCTGGAAGACCAGAAAGACTGGGCCAGGACAGGTTTTAGGGAATGCTGTGAGATGGGTCTGTTAAAATGAGATGCCTGGGACCCAGACCCACAGACTTTAAGACTGATCCAGGGAGAGATCTCAGAGATACTGGCACCAATCCAGATACCTAAAAGATACAGTGAGACCTAAACCCTTGGATCTCTTTCTGAACCCAGATCTATGTTGTTTGAACAAAGCCCAAACCAGGCTGGTTTTCTGTGTATGTAGTAGTGGAATAAAGTGCTATTTCTTTGGGCTCTGCTGGGGGCACTCTGTATTGGATGGCTTCATTCTGGCACGGCATTAAATACCCTTCCCTCAAATATGGTCATATTCCCCCATAACAGTGGTTCTTGACCCAGGCTGCTTATTACAATCAACTGAGGGAATTTTATAAAGTTACTGAGGGCCAGGTGGCAGATCAGTTACACCAAATACTCCAGAGGTGGGCACTGGCTTAGGTGTTTTCTAGAAACTCCCTGCTTGGGTGACAAATGTAGGGCCACTAATTTAAGGCATCCAGTGGCTTGGAAATGCCAAACAGTGAAGGCAAAATACTTCCTTTGCTGGTTTATCCCTTCCTGAGCAAGAGAAATTTCAAGGGACAAGACTGATGACTGAAAGATCTCTTCATGTTAATTGGGCTTCAGGGATTTTCTAGCCTTTGGAAAGGTTCATGGCTTTACCAAATTCACAGCATTGAGCACCTTTAGTTGGTAGTAAGAAAAAGTTCCATATGCCAACCAAATATCTAGCATTAGCCCTAGAGGGCtacctgttttctttttgtttcagcGTCTCaatacacactaggcaagtgctttaccattgagctacatcctcagcccaagaaCTACATCCTTTTGTAAATAATTTGATAGCTTTTCCAAAGAGAAGACTGAGGAAATTTTGCTCTCATTTGTAAGAGACTTAAGTGGAATGCTTCAGTAGGCCTAACCAGACTAGGACCAGGTAAAATTCAATGGGATAGTCCAGAGCATGGCTACCATTAGGAGAACACTACAGGAGCCCCCAAATCACTGAACGCAGGCAGCTTCTACCCCTTCTCCTGACATATATGTTCTGCTCAGCTGTACAGTAAGTCATATGACCTCTGTGCTTCTCAGTCTCACCTTTAAAATCAAAGTGCTAGACCAGATGACCTCTAAAATCCTGGGCATCTATATAGGCTTCCATGAGGCAGCCCTGAAAGGTGAAAACCCAGAAATTTCCTGCTTTCCTTTGCAGGTTCTTTACTTCTAATATATTTGAGCTTTGTTCAAAATGATCCTTAGcctatttaatttcattttatacctAGATGTGGCAGAAAGATGAGCTAGGTCAGAGCAGGAATCTGGGTTAGCTGTTAGTGTGACACAGAACTGATAGCTGCTGTGAAATAATGCTGTAGCTCCAAGTACCCCATACACCCATGTGGTGAAGTACAAGCTATAGTGTAAAAATGCTCTCTGCAGAGAGGCTCAGGACTGGGGAGAGCCATTATTCTGAAATTTCATTCTGAAAGACCACTTTGAAGGCTTCTGGGAAATCTGTTCAGGGACTACGTCACTGCTTGGGAAGACCCTGGATAGTACTGTCCACCTTTAACGTGGAACACGGACCAGATGATTTCTGAAGAGGGCTCTGGGATTCTGAAGCTTCTTGATGTCTTTTGAGTGGAGCATCCCAGAGTCACCAAGCAACTctattctctcactttctctaaTAAACCTTTTTGTACACCCTAATTGCCCAGGGAAgtataaaaggaacaaaaaggtATCCAGGGAAGCTTGGGGAGAAAGTGCTTTCTATGGTTTGTTAACTCTAATGACTACCAAAGTATCAGAAATACCTGGAGGTTTTCAGAAACTGGATTCCTGAGTTTCTCCCAGGCTCATTAATTAGATTTGGAGAGAGAAATGGGTGCCTGGATTTGTTTTGAAGTTTCCCGGGTTGTTCTGATGTACAGCCTGCCTTGGGAACTAAAGCTAGATCACTCCCACATAGGAtgcagttttttgagttcttaccGAGGTTTGGCTTGCCAGTGTAGAGCTTTTCATAGAGAAAGGTGTGGTCCCGGAAGCTCTGGAGAGTGTTTCCCATGGCTATGATGGATACTATAACCAGCCAGCTTCGCAACACATTCAAGAAACGGCTCATGACTCCCTTAGACCAGAGGAGGTGTTCTGCCTTAGAAACAAAGGCAAAGGACATGAGGCGATGAGGGTCAGTCTACTTTAACCATAGCCCTCTCACCTCTGTGCTTAGCTTGTTGTATCCCACTCATGAAGGCTGTTCAGAGCTTAGTTAACCAATCACTTCACAAATTCCTCTCCAAGTTCTTTCTATCCATTCACCCCTGGTTTCCTAACACACTACTCTTACTTCACAGGGTTAGCCTGATATCTGTGTTTATTTACCCTAAATCAAAGTGACAAAGGTTCCATAATACAATGGGTGGACATGACCAATTTGCCAGgataaaatggagagaaaaggaggTGTACAAACATCATcattattatgttattatattattataaagtaACAGAATGGATCTCTGTGTGAGGCTTATGGAAACTGGTCCCAATACTTAGTCACACTAAGAGTGGTGAATGAACCGTATACTTTTCAATAAGTGACATAGTACTTATCTTTGTCTAAGTAATTTCTCCAAAATACAGGATTACCCTAAATCAGAACTTCTTTCTCTTAGCTGGAATCAGGACTTCTATATCTTTACTTTTTCATACCATTCCTTTGTCATGCAAGTGGCTTAAAAGTGATTGATTTTAAGTCCACTACAGACACCTGCCTGGATATTGTTGACAGATTCTTTGAAGCCTATAAAAACCCTTATACAATTGAGTGGAACCTGTGGTATAATGGCACTATTTATATCATTAGGTTTTTCTCACTGTGGTTCCCAGATATACCATGCTTCATAAACTAGgacaatttaaaagtttaaaaaaaatgctgtgactttatagagaaagaaacagCAATCTTGGTACTGAGTTGTAAGAAAATTTACAATAGCCATCAATTATTGGGCACTGTGCCATGCACTGTGCCAAGAACTTAACatatatcatttcatttaatccttacaacaaggTAGAcagatactattattatttccattttatacatGAGAGTTGGACGATAAGTGACTTGCTTGGGGTTATACAGCTAACATGTGGCAGGGAGATCTGTTAGACTTTGTTGCTAAACTATCTCACTGAGAATATTTTGATGATGTTCCTATTTTTGATGAAGACAAACATACCATATCCATTTCTGTCTTCAAGTATATTTAAAGCTTAGACCAAATATTTAAATCTTAGACCAACCCTTGTTGAATAGTGATTTCAATCAGTTTGATTTAAAGGCATCCCAGATAAAGAAGTTCTAATAAAGAGCAGCTTCTTCCCATATTCATTATTATCTTTTGGTCCAAGTTTTCTCTGTTGTCTGGTTAACTTCTTGGGCCTCAAGTGACAATAAAATATTGGGCTTCCTTTGACACTTTGGCAGTAGAGTTTCAGTACAGTTCCATGCTACTCAGCTGAGTTAGGTTATTTAAGTCAGCAACTGCCCGAGACAGtgtgatttctttcttgatttctccAATCAAGAAAGAgctctagagaagaaaaagtgaattGATGAGCTCCTCAGGGAAATGTGTGTTACAAAGGAGGACTCTGTCCCAATTCTGAGTGCATAGGTGTCTACTGGACATCACTGGCATTTACAGCCTGGGCCATGAATCccctattctttttatttcctcacCCCCTCTCAATTAGAGCTTCATGTCTCTTGCCAGGGTTAAAAAAGTTGCATTGATGCCCTCATGCCACGCCCTTTCAGCAGAACTTATGACTCCCATTTCATAAAACTTAGAAATCCCAGCAGATAGCTGAAGACTAGAACCTGACCATTTCTGAATTGCTCCACCAATTCCTCAATCCCATTTCCCTAAAGCTTTAGGGTCTTATCAGTCATCTATCGTCAATTCTTCCCCGGCCCAGTACAGCATAGGTGTTAAAAACTAAGAGTCAGGAGAGATGAATTCCTATTTTAACCCCTACCATTCAGTAGCTATGGGGCCCTGGGCGAGTCATTTACACTCTGCcactcggtttcctcatctgcaaaatggagatacAGATATATACCTCAAGGGTTATAGAAATTACATGAGAAAAAGTGAAGGCTCCTTGCACAGTGCTAAGTTCATAGAGgcttctcattcattcatccattccttATTTACTCCATGTTCCTGACTCTCTCTTGTCATCTTCTCTCGAACCCCTTTTCTCCTCCAAAGGTACCTCCCTGGCAACCTCTATTATCCCAGTCTCTCCAAATCCTCCCAATCAGATGCCACACAGACACCTTCAAGCTCCTTCTCCAAGTTCTCCTACCTGGCGATCggacccccagcaccacagaaccAGCAGCAAATAAGCTCCCCCGGGACTGCTCCAGCCGCAAGTCCACCTAAGCCATTTGTCCCCGCCCCTGTCCTCAGCCGGGCTTCAGGATTGGGTCGTTCCGGTCAGCCCTCTCTTTGATTGGCTGTTCCCGATACGCTGGAGCAGGAGATAGGGAGTGAACCCCTTCGCTGCCAATCAGCGGTAGCCGCTGCCTAAGCCTCTCCTCTGGTACGCCGCTCACTCAGTAAACCCTCCTGTTGAGCGTGGCGGAATTATGGATTTGGAATCAACCTTTTAGGGGCGGAGAAAAAAAGAGTGGAAAATAGGAGCCCAGACATCCTCCTTTCGGCAGCAGGGCTCAGCGCCCGCGCCGCACCACAGTGACGACATCTGTCAGCGCCCGCAGCCGGGCGTTGTCAGCGCCCGGTGGCGGCGCCTGCGCAGTGGCTCCGAGCGGGCGGTTGCTTGTTGGTTGTTGTAGTAACGGGGGAAGCAGCCGTCGGCGACTGCCGTGAGcctggctggggaaggaggaggaaggtagGCGCTGAGCGCGGTCCCCGCCTGCCTGCTCCGAGCCATGGGAAGATGAGACAGGTAAACGCCTGCGCTGGCTTGCTCCCCTTCCTTGGGAGGTGCGCTCCCAGGTCTGGGCGGGCGCCGTCCGCTGCACTTCCCCTGAGTCCGGAGCAGCTGTTGGCTTCCGGGCGCGCCAGGCTGAATTGCTGCTGCGGAGTGTCCGCGCCTTCCCCGTGGGGAGCACCCGCGGACCTACCTGGGATTGGGATGAGCTGGGGTTGGAGCTGAGAGCAGACCCTTCATGGCAAGGACTCCCTTTCAGCCAGACTCCTTTCATTTCCGAGCGCGGAGTCTCTCCTAGTTCTGCAGGAGCCCGGCAAAGGTTGGCATGCCTTCCTCTCTTGGAGCTTTGGCGTGTTTTAACTGAATGGACTTCTCAACATTTTTGGGAAAGATTGGGGAATCCCTTTTGGAATCCCCTGAAGAGAGTCACTAAGGTTGTTAGATATTTCGCCTCctcaccccccttttttttggggaaaatgtgTAGGGATCTTTATCCTGGTGGGTGTTTTTCGTCTTATTTACAATCTTGCTGTTTATTTAAATGCGTAGGAAAATAAAGTTTCAATGATAGAGTGGTGGTAATATAAAGAGGTCATATAACTTACCATGGTAACTCTGGGGCAGGATATTAGATTCTATAGCCTGTTCTGCATACATTGAACCACAATTGCTTTCCTGAATTCTTTTAGTAAGAGTCCAGATATCTTAGAAACATTGACACGAGATTATTATCTCTGAGTATGGAGATTATggtcatttaaacatttttattttctttgtagtttctgttccttcctctaaaaatgtttttaagttagAAATGCAGTGTTGGGAATTTCCTAATTTTAATACCTATTTAAGATTAAGATGGAAGTTCGTGATTTTTAGTGAGAATAATTAAGAATGTTTGGAAGGGCACTGAAAAATTTTACCCACCTATTTGTAAGACCCTTGATTAGGAGGATTATATTCATAAATCTTTAGTTCAGATAAATTGTTTTTACTAGAAATATGATAGCAGCTAGCCTGTGTGCTTGCCACAATTTAGATAAATTCACAAGGGTCTGGAAACTTgagtcttaatttttatttttaacctaggTTGGATTTGTCTGGCAAGGAATCTGTTTTAGGGAATCAGCCACCTACCTCAGACTGCCCTAAAAGTGAAGTGGATTTTCTGCTTTGGTATACATTAGACTTAGTATAtaaaagagaagggagagaaataaaCTTAATTAAGTTCTACAGCTACACAGAGCATAGATAGTATGTTTggaaaaaatcttgatttttgtgGCATATTTGAGGCACTGTGATAGAAGGTAGGATTCTGGAGGTTGAGCACTATTTAGGAATATATTCCTTTTCATTATTTGGAAGATCACCAGCAAAATCAAGAAAGAGAAAGCTATATTATGTTTCAGATCACTTGATTTTCTTGCAGGAATCTG from Ictidomys tridecemlineatus isolate mIctTri1 chromosome 5, mIctTri1.hap1, whole genome shotgun sequence includes:
- the Erg28 gene encoding ergosterol biosynthetic protein 28 homolog isoform X2; this translates as MSRFLNVLRSWLVIVSIIAMGNTLQSFRDHTFLYEKLYTGKPNLVNGLQARTFGIWTLLSSVIRCLCAIDIHNKTYVREGRTLNISTPRGSPASCLSLLHLGVKTEEQSLTPGVLESSL
- the Erg28 gene encoding ergosterol biosynthetic protein 28 homolog isoform X1 — protein: MSRFLNVLRSWLVIVSIIAMGNTLQSFRDHTFLYEKLYTGKPNLVNGLQARTFGIWTLLSSVIRCLCAIDIHNKTLYHITLWTFLLALGHFLSELFVFGTAAPTIGVLAPLMVASFSILGMLVGLQYLEAEPASRQKKRN